In Thermotomaculum hydrothermale, a single genomic region encodes these proteins:
- a CDS encoding UDP-N-acetylmuramate--L-alanine ligase, whose protein sequence is MICTDKIKKIHLTGICGTAMGNIAVGLKNSGYEITGSDSGVYPPMSDFLKENGIEIFEYSEENVKNKDLVIIGNAIPRGNVEVEFVLDNKIPFTSLPEAVNSFFVKNKKLIMVTGTHGKTTTTSLIAFILEYCGLNPSFLIGGIVPQLKSGFKYSEESKYFVLEGDEYDTAFFDKTSKFLKFTPDFLVINYLEFDHGDIFDSLKDIKKSFIHLLKKCPKNSTVFLNNDHKTTLSLKDYSFSKIKLFGFKKNSDFKVKYAGFKNGKSIYKIKTESNEYTLSSYLHGKHNARNLTAAFSVCYSLGLQPEKIIEAIESFYGVSRRFETYYENEKKGITVIQDFAHHPTAFEYTIKTAKKLYPNKKIIAIIEPATNTMRSGKFGKKLKNSVKQADLTIFLPVPSKKRHSVKDNFTPPEGENIVNLNNKKDFEEFLGKGNFENSVFLFMSNGAPWGYMKMVKKFYQGE, encoded by the coding sequence ATGATTTGCACAGATAAAATCAAAAAGATTCATCTTACAGGAATCTGTGGAACAGCAATGGGAAACATAGCAGTTGGCTTAAAGAATTCAGGTTACGAAATTACAGGTTCAGACAGCGGAGTTTATCCACCTATGAGTGACTTTTTAAAAGAAAACGGGATTGAAATTTTTGAATACTCTGAAGAAAATGTAAAAAACAAAGATTTAGTAATTATCGGTAACGCTATTCCAAGGGGGAATGTTGAAGTTGAGTTTGTGCTTGATAACAAAATTCCTTTTACTTCACTTCCAGAAGCTGTTAATTCCTTTTTTGTAAAAAACAAGAAATTAATTATGGTAACTGGAACCCACGGCAAAACAACCACAACATCTCTAATTGCATTCATACTTGAATACTGTGGATTAAACCCTTCATTTTTAATTGGAGGAATAGTTCCTCAGTTGAAAAGCGGATTTAAGTATTCTGAAGAATCAAAGTACTTTGTACTTGAAGGAGACGAATACGATACAGCCTTTTTTGACAAAACAAGCAAATTTTTAAAATTCACACCAGACTTTCTTGTTATAAATTATCTTGAATTTGACCACGGGGATATATTTGACAGTTTAAAGGATATAAAGAAATCGTTTATTCACCTTTTAAAAAAATGTCCTAAAAACTCGACTGTGTTTTTAAATAACGACCATAAAACAACACTTTCATTAAAGGATTACTCCTTTTCAAAGATAAAACTCTTTGGCTTCAAAAAAAACTCAGACTTTAAAGTAAAATACGCTGGATTTAAAAACGGAAAATCAATTTACAAAATTAAAACAGAATCAAATGAATATACACTATCCTCTTACCTTCACGGCAAACACAATGCAAGAAATTTAACAGCGGCATTTTCCGTGTGTTACAGTTTAGGGTTACAGCCTGAAAAGATAATTGAAGCAATTGAAAGCTTTTACGGGGTAAGCAGAAGGTTTGAAACTTATTATGAAAATGAAAAAAAGGGAATTACTGTTATTCAGGATTTTGCGCATCACCCAACCGCATTTGAATACACAATAAAAACAGCGAAAAAACTTTACCCGAACAAAAAAATAATCGCAATAATTGAACCTGCAACAAATACAATGAGAAGCGGTAAATTTGGAAAAAAACTAAAAAATTCTGTTAAACAGGCGGATTTAACTATTTTTCTTCCTGTACCGTCAAAAAAAAGGCATTCTGTCAAAGACAATTTTACTCCACCTGAAGGAGAAAATATCGTAAACTTAAATAACAAAAAGGATTTTGAGGAATTTTTAGGAAAGGGAAATTTTGAAAATTCTGTTTTTCTTTTTATGTCAAACGGTGCACCGTGGGGTTATATGAAAATGGTTAAGAAATTTTATCAAGGTGAATAA
- a CDS encoding 6-carboxytetrahydropterin synthase: protein MAEYSFVLKKYFVASHIHNGEDIHGHNFYCIGEFELDKVEKVKKEFDKTLKLLDYRILNEIDFFKEKTPSTENIALFIYQNLKDKIKVKKIEVFETVNFSGGVK from the coding sequence ATGGCTGAGTATAGTTTTGTTTTAAAAAAATACTTTGTTGCTTCACACATACATAATGGAGAGGATATACACGGACACAATTTTTACTGCATAGGGGAGTTTGAGTTAGACAAGGTTGAAAAGGTAAAAAAGGAATTTGATAAAACCTTAAAACTTTTAGATTACAGAATTCTAAACGAAATTGATTTCTTCAAAGAAAAAACTCCTTCAACAGAAAACATAGCCCTTTTTATTTACCAAAACCTTAAAGACAAAATAAAAGTAAAAAAGATTGAAGTATTTGAGACTGTTAACTTTAGCGGAGGGGTTAAGTAA
- a CDS encoding sodium:calcium antiporter — translation MAILLLKFLIISIIITFAGYKLTVSGDRIGDETGFGSNMVGFILLASITSLPELVTAISAAHLKSANLVFGNMIGSNIFNMVVIAIVVVLGSRKMHEAKSENIFNASMGLFIVALAGILTFLKLKISGVILGIFYIAIIYLSFKFENKHNKKEEKTSLKIKELWKEYLLFLFLSAIIVISGYYLTIICDKMATTPFNINSKTIVLGSTFVGQLFLAISTSLPELIVSISAVKIGKIDMAYANVFGSNIFNIFILGISSFFYPGNMFASVSPSILFSILIFFILVSITIGSLKYRIKSKFRIDAYLLILFYLLNLYYIFSK, via the coding sequence ATGGCAATTCTCCTTTTAAAATTTCTTATAATTTCCATAATTATCACATTTGCAGGCTACAAACTAACAGTATCTGGAGACAGAATTGGAGATGAAACTGGATTTGGCTCAAACATGGTTGGCTTTATTTTGCTTGCGTCAATAACATCCTTACCTGAATTGGTAACTGCAATTTCAGCTGCACATTTAAAAAGCGCAAACCTTGTCTTCGGTAATATGATAGGCTCAAATATATTCAATATGGTTGTAATAGCAATCGTTGTGGTGCTTGGCTCAAGAAAAATGCATGAAGCAAAAAGTGAAAACATCTTCAACGCATCAATGGGGCTTTTCATAGTTGCCCTTGCAGGGATTTTAACCTTTTTAAAGCTTAAAATTTCAGGAGTAATACTGGGAATTTTTTACATTGCCATTATTTATCTTTCCTTCAAATTTGAAAACAAGCATAATAAAAAAGAAGAAAAAACAAGCCTGAAAATTAAAGAATTATGGAAGGAGTATCTGCTATTTCTATTTCTGTCTGCAATTATCGTTATTTCAGGATACTATTTAACTATAATCTGTGACAAAATGGCAACAACACCATTTAACATAAACTCCAAAACAATTGTTTTAGGCTCAACCTTTGTTGGGCAACTATTTTTAGCAATATCAACCTCCCTTCCAGAGTTAATTGTTTCAATAAGTGCAGTAAAAATAGGAAAGATTGATATGGCTTATGCCAATGTCTTTGGAAGCAATATATTCAACATATTTATTTTAGGGATATCCTCTTTTTTCTATCCGGGAAATATGTTTGCAAGCGTCTCCCCGTCAATTCTCTTTTCAATCCTTATCTTCTTTATCCTTGTTTCAATAACAATAGGTTCGTTAAAGTATAGAATTAAGTCAAAATTTAGAATAGACGCATACCTTCTTATTCTCTTTTACCTATTAAACCTTTACTATATTTTCAGTAAGTGA
- a CDS encoding endonuclease MutS2, whose protein sequence is MKDALMVIDFVFEELEFESALKQVKKHCFTEQGLKFFDNLKFYTNPDEIEKEQKKLLLFCSVIESGKAVNLGGGKIIPLPDFFSPQFILSPEEIISLYKNYLIAESLYKRFYQYDEFKEYFKDFVLLTEFKNAVKKTFEQDGSFKENATPEFASLYKSFRKAEKSIKQRLNKILEKYKDYVFEPIITTRNDRFVIPINRNFKGRLECLVHDFSSSGATAYVEPIEVVDLNNSLIEVKGKIEEEKGRILRELTKVILENKDTFQIADKVIEYFDSLNARYRFMKQYNLTVPVVKGSGDVFFKQAAHPLLLFSGQKVVKNDVILTPEKRILVVSGSNTGGKTVFLKMAGLLILMSQCIIPVPVEDGSYFTPFSDILTDIGDRQDIAQSLSTFSSHLTRIKLILNRANDSSLVLIDELGTGTEPTDGAAIARAVVLGLIKRKSFAIVTTHHQDVSALAFEFDKVRLASVDFDVETLTPTYRLIYDVPGLSHAIDIAVKLGLPEDFLENAKEYSKKANRDYSQLISVLSEKVKRYEEMLKDIEGRSKKVKEKEERILEREKKLEKLKFELEKEIKRDFENFISDYRKEKEKLLHGIKGELRKKAEQFEDKAIDRFKQDFVKKIEVKEKEKKKKEIKKGYMVKHSFFGIKGIVEEVSGNKLLIVSEGKKMWVSKGDVEVVQEKVKKNSQVKIRTGAKEQMFPLELNLIGKRVDEAIDIIEKELDRAMLEGFEKVRIVHGHGTGRLKSGIRSYLAKLPFVKKIESDSNDAATVVSL, encoded by the coding sequence TTGAAAGACGCCTTAATGGTGATTGATTTTGTTTTTGAAGAACTTGAGTTTGAATCTGCTTTAAAGCAGGTTAAAAAGCACTGCTTTACAGAGCAGGGCTTGAAATTTTTTGATAATTTAAAATTTTATACAAACCCAGATGAAATTGAGAAGGAGCAAAAAAAGCTCCTTCTTTTTTGTTCTGTAATTGAATCAGGTAAAGCTGTTAATCTGGGAGGCGGAAAAATAATTCCCCTGCCAGATTTTTTTTCTCCCCAATTTATACTTTCACCAGAAGAAATTATCTCCCTCTACAAAAACTATTTAATTGCAGAATCCCTTTACAAGAGGTTTTACCAGTATGATGAATTCAAAGAGTATTTTAAGGATTTTGTTCTTTTAACCGAGTTTAAAAATGCTGTGAAAAAAACCTTTGAGCAGGACGGCAGTTTCAAGGAAAATGCAACACCAGAGTTTGCTTCCCTCTATAAAAGTTTCAGAAAAGCTGAAAAATCAATAAAGCAGAGGCTTAATAAAATTCTTGAAAAATATAAAGACTATGTTTTTGAGCCAATAATAACCACAAGAAACGATAGATTTGTTATTCCTATAAACAGAAACTTTAAGGGAAGGCTTGAGTGCCTTGTTCATGATTTTTCTTCAAGCGGAGCAACTGCTTATGTTGAACCTATTGAGGTTGTTGACTTAAACAATAGCCTGATTGAGGTAAAAGGAAAGATTGAGGAAGAGAAAGGCAGGATTTTAAGAGAGTTAACAAAGGTAATTTTAGAGAATAAAGATACCTTTCAAATTGCAGATAAGGTTATTGAGTATTTTGACAGTTTAAATGCAAGGTACAGGTTTATGAAACAGTATAACCTGACTGTGCCTGTGGTTAAGGGTAGCGGAGATGTTTTTTTTAAGCAGGCTGCACATCCCTTGCTTTTGTTTTCAGGTCAGAAGGTTGTAAAGAATGATGTAATTTTAACCCCTGAAAAAAGAATTTTAGTTGTTTCAGGCTCAAACACAGGGGGTAAAACTGTTTTTCTTAAAATGGCAGGGCTTTTAATTTTAATGTCCCAGTGCATAATTCCTGTACCGGTTGAAGATGGAAGTTATTTTACTCCCTTTTCAGATATATTAACTGATATTGGAGACAGGCAGGATATTGCTCAATCTTTATCAACCTTTTCTTCACATTTGACAAGGATTAAGCTTATTTTAAACAGGGCAAATGACTCAAGCCTTGTTTTAATTGATGAATTGGGAACAGGAACAGAGCCGACAGACGGGGCGGCAATTGCAAGGGCTGTTGTGTTAGGGTTGATAAAGAGAAAATCATTTGCAATTGTTACAACTCATCATCAGGATGTTTCAGCTTTAGCCTTTGAATTTGATAAAGTAAGGCTTGCAAGCGTTGACTTTGATGTTGAAACCTTAACCCCAACTTATAGGTTAATTTACGATGTGCCTGGTTTAAGCCATGCGATAGATATTGCTGTAAAATTAGGCCTTCCTGAAGATTTCTTAGAGAATGCAAAAGAGTATTCAAAAAAGGCAAACAGGGATTATTCTCAGTTGATTTCTGTTTTGTCTGAAAAGGTGAAAAGATACGAGGAAATGTTAAAAGATATTGAAGGCAGAAGCAAAAAGGTTAAGGAGAAAGAAGAGAGGATTTTAGAGAGGGAAAAGAAGCTTGAAAAATTGAAATTTGAGCTTGAAAAAGAGATAAAGAGAGATTTTGAGAATTTTATTTCTGATTACAGGAAGGAAAAGGAAAAACTTCTCCACGGGATTAAGGGTGAGTTGAGAAAGAAGGCGGAACAATTTGAAGATAAGGCTATTGATAGGTTTAAACAGGATTTTGTGAAAAAGATTGAGGTTAAAGAAAAAGAGAAAAAGAAAAAAGAGATTAAAAAAGGCTATATGGTTAAACACTCTTTTTTTGGAATAAAAGGGATTGTGGAAGAGGTAAGCGGAAACAAGTTGCTGATAGTTAGTGAAGGTAAAAAGATGTGGGTAAGTAAAGGGGATGTTGAGGTTGTTCAGGAAAAAGTTAAAAAGAATTCTCAAGTTAAAATAAGAACTGGGGCAAAAGAGCAGATGTTTCCCCTTGAATTAAACCTGATTGGGAAGAGGGTTGACGAGGCAATAGACATTATTGAAAAGGAATTGGACAGGGCTATGCTTGAGGGCTTTGAAAAGGTAAGAATTGTACACGGGCATGGAACTGGAAGGCTAAAAAGCGGGATAAGAAGCTATCTTGCAAAGCTTCCATTTGTTAAAAAGATTGAATCTGATTCTAACGACGCAGCAACTGTTGTTTCTTTGTAA
- the rpsU gene encoding 30S ribosomal protein S21, producing MITVEVRDGESFENALKRFKRKCEKVGILSEIKKRQHYEKPSERKKKKILAARKKMLKKLRLERRLNGD from the coding sequence ATGATTACAGTAGAGGTTAGGGACGGCGAGAGCTTTGAAAACGCGTTGAAGAGATTTAAGAGAAAATGCGAAAAAGTGGGGATTCTTTCTGAAATCAAGAAGAGGCAGCATTACGAAAAGCCAAGTGAAAGAAAGAAGAAAAAGATTCTCGCTGCTCGTAAAAAGATGTTGAAGAAGCTCAGACTTGAAAGACGCCTTAATGGTGATTGA
- a CDS encoding 2-oxoacid:acceptor oxidoreductase family protein, with translation MLEIRGHARGGQGMVTAFEILAKIFGQMEGYYVQAFPAFGVERTGAPIQAFLRVSRTPILNRSKIYNPDLIVVFDETLLDQVPIFDGLEKNGAALLNTEKPIDKFKEFTENIFTVPATRISLEKGLGSKALPIVNSAMIGAILRVLGENLDIAKEIIAANVPVKPEKNVEAAEVAFNSVNGLKDDYTYIVEAFNSTKPKISEFTLDERKHLEKKHYTEIPKYPEWYGPMSKNKTGNWRVLTPEYHTNEAPCSLNCPAGTAVREFVKLANEKKFDEGFRLILEHNPFPAICGRVCPHYCEQNCNRKEYDESLNIGSIERFLGDKNKDYFPEPVKITKKEKIAVIGSGPAGLTAALRLRNRGYDVTVFEAMPKPGGMMRSGIPKFRLPDEVLDREIERIVKSGVKIITNKKATVKELENDFDAVIVAVGSHKGYTMGMKNEELALDGIDFLREFKLNNNTSGVKKGDKVAIIGGGNTAIDVSRTALRLGAEPTVYYRRTRNEMPAIHIEVEEAIEEGVNFEFLTAPVELNRKNDNEIEVKMIKMRLGEPDASGRRRPIPIEGSEFTVTVNKLIKAIGQEYDEFVFGEKVKPKQGKIDYDSKVPVFCAGDMAWGGTVVEAIGSGNLVAKEVDAFLSNTFYDKENEVLHRAVTPKDIKFEYYPAVPRIKNKTHFDENLYLNFEEVVEGLTEEQVVQESGRCLHCGDCFECGNCYNFCPDAAIALDENGRLYINYDYCKGCGICFNECPCSAIDFTLGEVKND, from the coding sequence ATGTTAGAAATCAGAGGACATGCTCGAGGCGGTCAGGGAATGGTTACCGCTTTCGAAATTCTTGCAAAAATTTTTGGACAGATGGAAGGCTACTATGTCCAGGCTTTTCCAGCATTTGGAGTTGAAAGAACCGGTGCTCCAATTCAGGCTTTTTTAAGGGTATCCAGAACCCCAATTCTAAACAGAAGTAAAATTTACAATCCAGACCTAATTGTTGTTTTTGATGAAACATTGCTTGACCAGGTTCCAATCTTTGACGGACTTGAAAAAAATGGAGCTGCTCTCTTAAACACAGAGAAACCAATTGACAAATTTAAAGAGTTTACTGAAAACATTTTTACAGTACCGGCAACAAGAATTTCCCTTGAAAAAGGGTTAGGAAGCAAGGCATTGCCTATTGTTAACTCAGCAATGATAGGGGCAATTTTAAGGGTTTTAGGAGAAAATCTTGACATTGCAAAGGAAATAATTGCCGCAAATGTTCCAGTAAAACCTGAAAAGAATGTTGAGGCTGCAGAAGTTGCTTTTAACAGTGTTAATGGCTTAAAAGACGATTACACTTACATTGTTGAAGCATTTAATTCAACAAAACCAAAGATTTCTGAATTTACTTTAGACGAAAGAAAACACCTTGAGAAAAAACATTATACAGAAATTCCAAAGTACCCTGAGTGGTACGGCCCAATGTCGAAAAACAAAACCGGCAACTGGAGAGTTCTCACCCCTGAATACCATACAAACGAAGCACCATGCTCTCTTAACTGCCCGGCAGGTACTGCTGTAAGAGAATTTGTAAAACTTGCAAATGAGAAAAAGTTTGATGAAGGGTTCAGGTTGATTTTGGAACATAATCCATTTCCTGCTATCTGCGGAAGGGTTTGCCCTCATTACTGCGAACAAAACTGCAATAGAAAAGAGTACGATGAAAGTTTAAATATAGGTTCTATTGAGAGGTTTCTTGGAGATAAAAACAAAGATTACTTCCCGGAACCGGTTAAAATAACAAAAAAGGAAAAAATTGCAGTTATTGGAAGTGGCCCTGCTGGATTAACCGCTGCGTTAAGGCTTAGAAACAGAGGGTACGATGTTACAGTTTTTGAAGCAATGCCAAAACCAGGTGGAATGATGCGCTCAGGTATCCCAAAATTCAGGCTGCCTGATGAAGTGCTTGATAGAGAGATAGAGAGAATTGTAAAAAGCGGGGTAAAAATTATCACAAATAAAAAAGCAACTGTTAAAGAGCTTGAAAATGATTTTGACGCTGTAATTGTTGCTGTTGGTTCCCATAAAGGCTACACAATGGGAATGAAAAATGAAGAGCTTGCCCTTGACGGTATTGACTTTCTAAGAGAGTTTAAACTGAACAACAATACATCAGGGGTTAAAAAAGGTGATAAAGTTGCAATAATAGGCGGTGGAAACACTGCAATAGATGTATCAAGAACTGCTTTAAGATTAGGTGCAGAGCCAACAGTTTATTACAGAAGAACAAGAAATGAAATGCCAGCAATACACATTGAGGTTGAAGAGGCTATTGAAGAAGGCGTAAACTTTGAATTTTTAACTGCTCCCGTTGAATTAAACAGAAAAAACGACAATGAAATTGAAGTTAAAATGATTAAAATGAGATTAGGTGAGCCTGATGCATCTGGAAGGAGAAGACCTATTCCAATTGAAGGCTCAGAGTTTACCGTTACCGTAAACAAACTTATAAAAGCAATAGGACAGGAGTATGACGAGTTTGTCTTTGGTGAAAAGGTTAAACCGAAACAGGGGAAAATTGATTATGACTCAAAAGTTCCTGTTTTCTGTGCCGGAGATATGGCATGGGGAGGCACTGTTGTTGAGGCAATAGGAAGCGGAAACCTTGTAGCAAAAGAGGTTGATGCTTTTCTCAGCAACACATTCTACGATAAAGAAAATGAAGTTTTACACAGGGCAGTAACTCCAAAAGATATTAAGTTTGAATACTACCCCGCCGTACCGAGAATAAAAAATAAAACACACTTTGATGAAAACCTTTACCTTAACTTTGAAGAGGTTGTGGAAGGGTTAACTGAAGAACAGGTGGTTCAGGAAAGCGGCAGGTGTTTACACTGCGGAGACTGTTTTGAATGCGGAAACTGCTACAACTTCTGCCCGGACGCAGCAATTGCTCTTGATGAAAATGGCAGGCTTTATATTAACTACGACTATTGCAAAGGGTGCGGCATCTGCTTCAATGAATGCCCGTGCTCTGCAATTGACTTTACTTTAGGCGAGGTGAAAAATGACTGA
- the porA gene encoding hypothetical protein: MTDVKNMENAVEFKRHNPKILKGNFAAAEAAKLCKAGFIPAYPITPQTTIVEELSRKVATGEMDATYVNMDSEHSVFAAAMGAAMAGERVFTATSGQGLFYAHEVLHAIAHFRLPMVVCNVGRPSIPWNIWADQTDSLAQRDTGWIQIYTETSQEVLDTIIQGYIITETLDIPVMVVLDAFYLSHTSENVWVPEQSLVDEFLPPKQKKGVEIDGYHPKAIGGLIPPEEYETFEYAWWKDALKVEDLVNTVGKQFGEKFGRNYQAVEAININEKTEMVFVTTSTITTTVRGILNLHPEIGILKIRLMKPFPKKSVLEALKPLSDNALIVNIERNFLGGKEGALMQEMKRALYGERYFKMYDIYAGMGGKDVSPITIENMIDKVRSNPDEIIWIDFE, from the coding sequence ATGACTGATGTAAAAAACATGGAAAACGCCGTTGAGTTTAAGAGACATAATCCCAAAATACTTAAAGGTAACTTTGCAGCGGCAGAAGCTGCAAAACTGTGCAAAGCGGGGTTTATCCCAGCATATCCAATTACACCTCAAACAACAATTGTGGAAGAATTATCAAGAAAAGTTGCAACAGGAGAGATGGATGCAACCTATGTAAATATGGACAGTGAGCACTCTGTCTTTGCTGCAGCAATGGGAGCTGCAATGGCAGGTGAAAGGGTATTTACTGCAACAAGCGGACAGGGCTTATTCTATGCCCATGAGGTTTTACACGCAATAGCCCATTTCAGGCTTCCAATGGTTGTTTGCAATGTTGGAAGGCCATCAATCCCGTGGAATATATGGGCAGACCAGACAGACTCCCTTGCCCAGAGAGATACAGGCTGGATACAGATTTACACTGAAACCTCACAAGAAGTGCTTGACACCATTATTCAGGGATACATAATTACCGAAACCCTTGACATTCCTGTAATGGTTGTGCTTGATGCATTCTATTTAAGCCATACAAGTGAAAATGTCTGGGTACCAGAACAATCTTTAGTTGATGAATTCCTGCCACCTAAGCAGAAAAAGGGAGTTGAGATTGACGGATACCACCCAAAAGCAATAGGCGGCCTTATACCACCAGAAGAGTATGAAACATTTGAATACGCATGGTGGAAAGATGCTCTAAAGGTTGAAGATTTAGTAAACACTGTGGGTAAACAGTTTGGAGAAAAATTCGGAAGAAACTACCAGGCTGTTGAAGCAATAAACATAAACGAAAAAACAGAAATGGTATTTGTTACAACCTCAACAATTACTACAACAGTGAGAGGAATACTTAACCTTCACCCTGAAATTGGAATCCTCAAAATAAGGCTAATGAAACCTTTCCCGAAAAAAAGTGTTCTTGAAGCATTAAAGCCCTTATCCGACAACGCCTTAATAGTAAACATTGAAAGAAACTTTTTAGGTGGAAAAGAAGGTGCATTAATGCAGGAGATGAAGAGGGCTCTTTACGGAGAAAGGTATTTTAAAATGTACGATATCTATGCGGGTATGGGTGGAAAAGATGTTTCCCCCATTACAATTGAGAACATGATTGATAAGGTTCGCAGCAATCCAGATGAAATAATCTGGATTGATTTTGAGTAA
- a CDS encoding thiamine pyrophosphate-dependent enzyme, producing MADLVYKFLIGEEKVYPGALSCRGCGWALLVRHIASILGENTVYVVPASCYSIIAGPYGYNHVKGSTVHTVFAAAPATATGVRAALDRQGNKDANVVVLAGDGGTFDIGLQSLSGAASRGERIIYVCNNNGAYMNTGIQTSTATPYGAVTTTNPNPSYKKTWPKDLMGIVSSHNIPYAATCSLAFIQDFRRKVERAKNADGFSFLMIDGPCPPGHKTDPSQSISIARLAVETKLFPLFEVEHHRVKINYYPKKEIPVEECLKLQGRFRHLFKENATDALKTIQEQVDSNWKRLVKLEEISYQF from the coding sequence ATGGCTGATTTAGTATATAAGTTCCTAATTGGTGAAGAAAAGGTTTACCCCGGGGCATTAAGCTGCAGAGGTTGCGGCTGGGCTCTGCTTGTAAGACACATAGCAAGCATTTTAGGGGAAAATACTGTTTATGTCGTTCCTGCCTCCTGTTACTCAATTATTGCCGGGCCATACGGATATAACCATGTAAAGGGAAGCACAGTTCACACTGTGTTTGCAGCAGCACCTGCAACGGCAACTGGCGTAAGGGCTGCTCTTGACAGGCAGGGAAACAAAGATGCAAATGTGGTTGTTCTTGCTGGAGACGGCGGAACATTTGACATAGGGCTTCAATCATTATCAGGAGCAGCGTCAAGGGGAGAAAGGATAATATATGTCTGCAACAACAACGGTGCATACATGAACACAGGAATCCAGACAAGTACTGCAACCCCTTATGGTGCAGTAACAACAACAAACCCAAATCCAAGCTATAAAAAAACGTGGCCTAAAGACTTAATGGGGATAGTATCCTCTCACAATATACCCTATGCTGCAACTTGCTCCCTTGCCTTTATCCAGGATTTCAGAAGAAAGGTTGAAAGGGCTAAAAATGCAGATGGCTTCAGCTTTCTTATGATAGACGGCCCCTGCCCTCCCGGGCACAAAACAGACCCTTCCCAGTCAATTTCAATAGCAAGGCTTGCTGTTGAAACAAAACTTTTCCCTCTCTTTGAGGTTGAACATCACAGGGTAAAAATCAACTACTACCCTAAAAAGGAAATTCCTGTGGAAGAATGCCTCAAACTTCAGGGAAGGTTCAGACACCTATTTAAAGAAAATGCAACAGATGCATTGAAAACAATTCAGGAACAGGTTGATTCAAACTGGAAAAGACTTGTCAAATTAGAGGAAATAAGCTACCAATTCTAA